The following are from one region of the Actinoplanes sp. L3-i22 genome:
- a CDS encoding immune inhibitor A domain-containing protein codes for MDDTRELTRTHLDLDGKALPAARYRPQPTARRAPAATPPVGTVRSWVGLDDTDNDLYRKDYTLRAVGKHIEVWVAKDVAFPANDCRKNATEVTDAQVADLVDQFDTNIYPKETVAFSTPPDRSGANPGMEGDFSGDGDKTVTLVDNVRDDNYYHFPERPTYIAGFFSAQLNELFDRNVMTIDAYDWLHRLGASPKNEPTDDLCTSRPGRPRMYEGTFAHEWQHLLEYYTDPNEADWLNEGMSDYAQTLVGYVDARIGVHHFGFDSHIACYQGFGNVKTTWNANPRQCGGPQNSLNLWDEGDPNEVLADYGITYQLMIYLRDRFGPKIISELHRDKAHQSLDALQTALPAHTKLTDVLHDYQLMTLVDKEVGEPGGMIFGVPRNRVVSAGLRSTVNLDNPATYDKPGAAPNGADFIRLRGDLRSVTFEGARTLPPTPLAWKIDSDLLFSGNASDLDETAARQVEVPEADPVLRFTTTYGMEKDFDFGYVTISDDGGKTYDVLTGDNTVKGPLGPGLTGQVADVKQSYDLKAYAGKKVLLGFRYVSDAAVNLGGWHLGDVSIGANKITSDSLDGWKSPTQWYPVAVRGWHVSLVGLGRRRAAVVPVQQAALLRGYPKVVAIVAQDDPTGTVTEYAPYTLTVDGVVQPGGSPTTTDVVPVAAPTPSAGVGTPVPATPSAAPHS; via the coding sequence GTGGACGACACGCGGGAGCTCACCCGTACCCACCTCGATCTTGATGGGAAAGCGTTGCCGGCGGCGCGTTATCGGCCGCAACCCACCGCCCGCCGCGCGCCGGCGGCGACGCCGCCGGTCGGCACCGTGCGGAGCTGGGTCGGGCTGGACGACACCGACAACGACCTGTATCGCAAGGACTACACACTGCGGGCGGTCGGCAAGCACATCGAGGTGTGGGTCGCGAAGGACGTCGCGTTTCCGGCGAACGACTGCCGCAAGAACGCCACCGAGGTGACCGACGCGCAGGTCGCGGACCTGGTCGACCAGTTCGACACGAACATCTATCCCAAGGAGACGGTGGCCTTCAGCACGCCGCCGGACCGGTCGGGCGCGAATCCGGGGATGGAGGGCGACTTCAGCGGCGACGGCGACAAGACCGTGACGCTGGTCGACAACGTCCGCGACGACAACTACTACCACTTCCCGGAGCGGCCGACCTACATCGCCGGCTTCTTCTCCGCGCAGCTCAACGAGTTGTTCGACCGCAACGTGATGACCATCGACGCCTACGACTGGCTGCACCGGCTCGGCGCGAGCCCGAAGAACGAGCCGACCGACGACCTGTGCACCAGCCGGCCGGGGCGCCCGCGAATGTACGAGGGCACGTTCGCCCACGAGTGGCAGCACCTGCTCGAGTACTACACCGACCCGAACGAGGCGGACTGGCTCAACGAGGGCATGTCCGACTATGCACAGACCCTCGTCGGTTACGTCGACGCGCGGATCGGCGTGCACCACTTCGGCTTCGACAGCCACATCGCCTGTTACCAGGGCTTCGGCAACGTCAAGACGACCTGGAACGCGAACCCACGCCAGTGCGGCGGCCCGCAGAACTCGCTGAACCTGTGGGACGAGGGCGACCCGAACGAGGTGCTGGCCGATTACGGCATCACCTATCAACTGATGATCTACCTGCGCGACCGGTTCGGGCCGAAGATCATTTCCGAGCTGCACCGGGACAAGGCACACCAGTCGCTCGACGCGCTGCAGACGGCGCTGCCGGCCCACACGAAACTCACCGACGTGCTGCACGATTACCAACTGATGACCCTGGTCGACAAGGAGGTCGGCGAGCCGGGCGGGATGATCTTCGGAGTGCCGCGCAACCGGGTCGTCTCGGCCGGGCTGCGCTCGACGGTCAACCTGGACAACCCGGCGACTTACGACAAGCCGGGCGCGGCGCCCAACGGCGCCGACTTCATCCGGCTGCGCGGCGATCTGCGGTCGGTGACCTTCGAGGGCGCGCGCACGCTGCCGCCCACCCCGCTGGCCTGGAAGATCGACTCGGACCTGCTCTTCTCCGGCAACGCCTCGGACCTCGACGAGACGGCCGCGCGGCAGGTCGAGGTGCCGGAGGCCGATCCGGTGCTGCGGTTCACCACCACCTACGGCATGGAGAAGGACTTCGACTTCGGCTACGTGACGATCTCCGACGACGGTGGCAAGACCTATGACGTGCTGACGGGCGACAACACCGTCAAGGGTCCGCTCGGCCCCGGACTGACCGGTCAGGTCGCCGACGTCAAACAGAGTTACGACCTCAAGGCGTACGCCGGAAAAAAGGTCCTTCTGGGTTTCCGCTACGTCAGCGACGCCGCCGTCAACCTCGGCGGCTGGCACCTCGGGGACGTGTCGATCGGCGCCAACAAGATCACGAGCGACTCGCTGGACGGATGGAAGTCGCCGACCCAGTGGTATCCCGTGGCCGTGCGCGGATGGCACGTGTCGCTGGTCGGGCTGGGGCGGCGCCGGGCCGCGGTGGTGCCGGTCCAGCAGGCGGCGCTGCTGCGCGGATACCCCAAGGTCGTGGCGATCGTGGCACAGGACGACCCGACCGGGACGGTCACCGAATACGCGCCTTACACCCTGACCGTGGACGGCGTCGTGCAACCGGGCGGCAGCCCGACCACGACCGACGTCGTCCCGGTCGCGGCGCCGACGCCCTCCGCGGGCGTGGGCACACCGGTCCCGGCCACGCCGAGCGCGGCTCCGCACTCCTGA
- a CDS encoding DUF2000 domain-containing protein yields the protein MTGFTTKIAVLLRDDLLVWQRLNVTAFLVSGLASAEPELLGENYVDGGDVEYLPMFRQPVLVFEGGKELLTGAHEKALARGVRMSIFTSDLFATGHDAANRAAVRAVPTAALDLVGLAVHGPRNAVDKILKGASMHR from the coding sequence ATGACCGGATTCACTACCAAGATCGCCGTCCTGCTCCGTGACGACCTGCTCGTCTGGCAGCGCCTGAACGTCACCGCCTTCCTGGTCTCCGGGCTGGCCTCGGCCGAGCCGGAGTTGCTCGGGGAGAACTACGTCGACGGCGGCGACGTCGAGTACCTGCCGATGTTCCGCCAGCCGGTGCTGGTCTTCGAGGGCGGCAAGGAGCTGCTGACCGGCGCGCACGAGAAGGCGCTGGCCCGCGGCGTGCGGATGTCGATCTTCACGTCGGACCTCTTCGCGACCGGCCACGACGCGGCGAACCGGGCCGCGGTGCGAGCCGTGCCCACCGCCGCGCTGGACCTGGTCGGCCTGGCCGTGCACGGGCCGCGGAACGCCGTCGACAAGATCCTCAAGGGCGCCTCGATGCACCGCTGA
- a CDS encoding ABC transporter permease, translated as MTTRTESTPTATALPTSLPLPRLTWVELRKLADTRAGLWLLLIIGLATAGTSAIILGWSSDEEMTFGGFYAFGLLPSAVLLPVLGVLSVTSEWSQRTALSTFTLVPARGRVMIAKIAAGVLIAVAATAATALISAVANLIGAAIGGDGAWRVDGSLLWQGLLLQVIFVLMGIAFGALLLSTPLAIVLYFALPMVWSVLGSVIKGLQSTAGWLDINVTTTPLSEADMTSGEYARLGVSVAVWVLLPLAVGVVRVLRREVS; from the coding sequence ATGACCACCAGGACCGAATCAACGCCCACGGCCACTGCCCTGCCCACGTCACTTCCGCTCCCGCGGCTGACCTGGGTGGAACTGCGGAAGCTCGCCGACACCCGGGCCGGCCTCTGGCTGCTGCTGATCATCGGGCTGGCCACGGCCGGCACCTCGGCGATCATCCTGGGCTGGTCCTCGGACGAGGAGATGACGTTCGGCGGCTTCTACGCGTTCGGACTGCTGCCGTCCGCGGTCCTGCTGCCGGTGCTCGGCGTGCTGTCGGTGACCAGCGAGTGGTCGCAGCGCACCGCGCTCTCCACGTTCACGCTGGTCCCGGCGCGGGGCCGGGTGATGATCGCGAAGATCGCCGCGGGGGTGCTGATCGCGGTCGCGGCCACCGCGGCGACCGCCCTGATCAGCGCCGTCGCGAACCTGATCGGCGCGGCGATCGGCGGCGACGGCGCGTGGCGCGTGGACGGGTCGCTGCTCTGGCAGGGACTGCTGCTCCAGGTAATCTTCGTGCTGATGGGCATCGCGTTCGGTGCGCTGCTGCTCAGCACCCCGCTGGCGATCGTCCTCTACTTCGCGCTGCCGATGGTCTGGTCGGTGCTCGGCAGCGTGATCAAGGGGCTGCAGTCCACCGCCGGATGGCTGGACATCAATGTCACCACGACCCCACTGTCCGAGGCGGACATGACCTCCGGCGAGTACGCCCGGCTGGGCGTCTCGGTCGCGGTCTGGGTGCTGCTGCCGCTGGCCGTCGGGGTGGTGCGGGTGCTGCGCCGCGAGGTGTCCTGA
- a CDS encoding response regulator transcription factor, with protein sequence MGERGDGGDPVRVLIVDDDALVRAGLSMILNGAADVRVVGEANDGSEVPVAVAEHRPDVVLMDIRMPGVDGLTATETLRKQPDAPEVLVLTTFDADEFVLRALRAGAAGFLLKDTPPAQIRDAVLRVAAGEATLSPSVTRQLIAHVTTAPPPDRGHASRRLDQLSTRELDVALAVAQGKSNAEISGDLFMSVATVKAHVSRLLVKLGLNNRVQIALLVHDAGLA encoded by the coding sequence GTGGGGGAGCGGGGTGACGGTGGGGATCCGGTTCGGGTGCTGATCGTGGATGACGACGCGCTCGTGCGGGCCGGGCTGTCGATGATCCTCAACGGGGCGGCCGATGTTCGGGTGGTCGGGGAGGCGAACGACGGCAGTGAGGTTCCGGTCGCTGTTGCGGAGCATCGGCCCGACGTCGTGCTGATGGACATCCGGATGCCCGGGGTGGACGGGCTGACCGCGACCGAGACGTTGCGGAAGCAGCCGGACGCGCCCGAGGTGCTGGTGCTGACCACGTTCGACGCGGACGAGTTCGTGTTGCGGGCATTGCGGGCCGGAGCCGCCGGGTTCCTGCTCAAGGACACGCCGCCGGCGCAGATCCGGGATGCGGTGCTGCGGGTCGCGGCCGGCGAGGCCACCCTGTCCCCGAGCGTGACGCGGCAGCTCATCGCGCATGTCACCACCGCCCCGCCGCCGGACCGCGGGCACGCCTCGCGGCGGCTGGATCAGCTCAGTACGCGTGAGCTCGACGTGGCGCTGGCGGTGGCGCAAGGCAAGTCGAACGCCGAGATCTCCGGGGACCTGTTCATGTCGGTCGCCACGGTGAAGGCGCACGTCTCGCGGCTGCTGGTCAAGCTGGGCCTGAACAACCGTGTGCAGATCGCGTTGCTGGTCCACGACGCGGGCCTGGCGTAG
- a CDS encoding RICIN domain-containing protein: protein MNDEDFGDDRDPLLVRPFLVQDDVPGERTASGATWPSGAASDSATQVLPVYSNDVSSKPRTRRPRRRTLLVAGVGAGVVTVLAVAGYTALRPDSDLSLSADLPGPSFPVVTGPPVASPSAEAGAADGTTGDGTQSDGDPGQNDGGATVTTPKTSAGSKSPKATTGSTAPSGAASAQPNAPALAPSPPKLGTGTLVSGNGLCLDLANAIPVDDNVIQVFDCNQTVAQVWTLADDGTLRVMGKCALLVGDDTVHLTGCDHRTTAQWRATGDRQLINAANNQCLTDPSDGSRPGTRVVVVKCTGRSNQSWSMR from the coding sequence GTGAACGACGAGGATTTCGGCGACGACCGGGACCCGTTGCTGGTGCGTCCGTTCCTGGTTCAGGACGACGTGCCCGGGGAGCGCACGGCATCGGGCGCCACCTGGCCGTCCGGCGCAGCATCGGACTCGGCGACACAGGTGCTGCCGGTGTACTCCAACGACGTGAGCAGCAAGCCGAGAACGCGACGACCCAGGCGGCGGACACTGCTGGTGGCCGGGGTCGGCGCGGGCGTGGTGACGGTGCTGGCCGTCGCGGGCTACACCGCGCTGCGGCCCGACTCCGACCTGTCGCTGTCCGCGGATCTGCCCGGCCCGTCGTTCCCGGTGGTCACCGGGCCACCGGTCGCGTCACCCTCGGCCGAGGCCGGCGCGGCGGACGGCACGACCGGCGACGGTACCCAGTCCGATGGCGATCCCGGACAGAACGACGGCGGCGCGACGGTCACCACACCGAAGACCAGCGCCGGGTCGAAGTCACCCAAGGCGACGACCGGCTCGACGGCGCCGAGCGGTGCCGCGTCCGCCCAGCCGAACGCACCGGCGCTGGCCCCGTCCCCACCGAAGCTCGGCACCGGCACGCTGGTCAGCGGCAACGGCCTGTGCCTGGACCTAGCGAACGCGATCCCCGTCGACGACAACGTGATCCAGGTCTTCGACTGCAACCAGACCGTCGCACAGGTGTGGACCCTCGCCGACGACGGCACGCTGCGGGTGATGGGCAAGTGCGCGTTGCTGGTCGGCGACGACACCGTTCATCTGACCGGCTGCGACCACCGGACGACCGCCCAGTGGCGGGCGACCGGCGACCGTCAGCTGATCAACGCCGCCAACAACCAATGCCTGACCGACCCGTCCGACGGCTCCCGGCCCGGCACCCGGGTCGTGGTCGTCAAGTGCACCGGCCGCTCCAACCAGAGCTGGTCGATGCGTTAA
- a CDS encoding sensor histidine kinase, with translation MGHVEFSWLLPAALSAEPDAPARRSTRDWVVDVLCFVVGFGFTVWATCDLLSPHPTLVQEWDPTPEWVVLTDGVLSGIAGIGLWWRRRFLLPLAIFCLVMSAFSVAGAFTMLIMLLTVAVHRRFAVLAGYAGLAVLTNLIFATARPENNANFWSTFLWGVVIVVIIGLWGMVIRARRELVVSWKDRAARAESEQQLRVDQARVLERTRIAREMHDVLAHRISLLSLHAGALEFRPDAPPAEIAGAASVVRSTAHQALQDLRAVIGVLRAGQPGAEPSPERPQPTLSGLPALVEEARAAGDKVTLDVTVDLGEVPAGVGRTAYRIVQEGLTNARKHAPGAIVRVRLGGASGAGLTIEVVNPLPVAVPARPIPGTGVGLVGLTERASLAGGHLTHGSCAGDFQLVAWLPWEAP, from the coding sequence GTGGGTCACGTCGAATTCAGCTGGCTGTTGCCGGCCGCGCTGTCCGCCGAGCCGGATGCACCGGCCCGGCGGTCGACCCGCGACTGGGTGGTCGACGTCCTGTGCTTCGTGGTGGGGTTCGGGTTCACCGTGTGGGCCACCTGCGACCTTCTCAGCCCGCATCCGACTCTGGTCCAGGAGTGGGATCCGACGCCGGAGTGGGTGGTTCTGACCGACGGTGTGCTCAGCGGCATCGCCGGGATCGGGTTGTGGTGGCGGCGCCGCTTCCTGCTCCCGCTCGCGATCTTCTGCCTGGTGATGTCGGCGTTCAGCGTGGCCGGCGCGTTCACGATGTTGATCATGCTGCTCACGGTCGCCGTGCACCGTCGCTTCGCGGTGCTCGCCGGCTATGCCGGCCTCGCGGTTCTGACCAACCTGATCTTCGCCACAGCCCGGCCGGAGAACAACGCCAACTTCTGGTCCACGTTCCTCTGGGGCGTGGTGATCGTGGTGATCATCGGGCTGTGGGGCATGGTCATCCGGGCCCGCCGGGAGCTGGTCGTCTCCTGGAAGGATCGGGCCGCCCGGGCCGAGTCCGAGCAGCAGCTGCGCGTCGATCAGGCTCGCGTGCTGGAACGCACCCGGATCGCCCGGGAGATGCACGACGTTCTCGCGCACCGGATCTCCCTGCTCAGCCTGCACGCCGGGGCGCTGGAGTTCCGGCCCGACGCTCCTCCGGCGGAGATCGCCGGCGCGGCGTCGGTGGTCCGGTCGACCGCGCACCAGGCGCTGCAGGACCTGCGTGCCGTGATCGGGGTGCTGCGCGCCGGCCAGCCCGGGGCCGAGCCGAGCCCGGAGCGGCCACAACCGACGTTGAGCGGGCTGCCGGCGCTGGTCGAGGAGGCGCGGGCGGCCGGCGACAAGGTGACCCTCGACGTCACCGTCGATCTCGGGGAGGTGCCGGCCGGGGTCGGGCGCACGGCGTACCGGATCGTGCAGGAGGGGCTGACCAACGCCCGCAAGCATGCGCCGGGCGCGATCGTCCGGGTCCGCCTCGGCGGCGCCTCCGGCGCCGGCCTCACCATCGAGGTGGTCAATCCGCTGCCGGTCGCGGTTCCGGCAAGACCCATTCCCGGTACGGGGGTGGGCCTGGTCGGCCTCACCGAACGCGCCTCGCTGGCCGGCGGTCACCTCACCCACGGTTCGTGCGCCGGCGACTTTCAGCTGGTCGCCTGGCTTCCGTGGGAGGCACCATGA
- a CDS encoding ABC transporter ATP-binding protein: MIAVENLTKRYGDQRAVDDVSFTCEPGTVTGFLGPNGAGKSTTLRMICGLTPPTAGAATVCGVPYHRLGNPGRRVGVLLDASAQHAGRTGRETLALAALTMGLDTARVPDRLARVGLDATAARRRLRAYSLGMRQRLGLAYAMLGDPGVLILDEPANGLDPEGIFWMRGLLREFADRGGTVLLSSHLLREVEAVADRLVVIGGGRILTQGDKNELLGAAGTVVRPADPAEFDAVLKRLDLTGTRSSDGTILVPSEPEAIARAAAAAGVVLLEVRPAGAGGLEEMFLRLTSTGVNR, from the coding sequence ATGATTGCGGTCGAGAACCTCACCAAGCGGTACGGCGACCAGCGTGCCGTCGATGACGTGTCGTTCACGTGCGAGCCCGGCACCGTCACCGGCTTCCTCGGTCCGAACGGGGCCGGCAAGTCCACCACGCTGCGGATGATCTGCGGCCTCACCCCACCCACGGCCGGCGCCGCCACCGTGTGCGGCGTCCCCTATCACCGGCTCGGCAACCCGGGGCGGCGGGTCGGCGTGCTGCTCGACGCGTCCGCCCAGCACGCCGGCCGGACCGGCCGGGAGACGCTGGCCCTGGCCGCCCTGACGATGGGCCTGGACACCGCCCGGGTGCCGGACCGGCTGGCGAGGGTCGGCCTGGACGCCACCGCCGCGCGCCGCCGCCTGCGGGCCTACTCGCTGGGCATGCGGCAGCGGCTCGGCCTCGCCTACGCGATGCTCGGCGACCCGGGCGTGCTGATCCTGGACGAGCCGGCCAACGGCCTCGACCCGGAGGGCATCTTCTGGATGCGTGGCCTGCTGCGCGAGTTCGCCGACCGGGGCGGCACCGTGCTGCTCTCGTCGCACCTGCTGCGCGAGGTGGAGGCGGTCGCCGACCGTCTCGTGGTGATCGGTGGCGGCCGGATCCTCACCCAGGGCGACAAGAACGAGCTGCTCGGCGCGGCCGGCACGGTGGTGCGGCCGGCCGATCCGGCCGAGTTCGACGCCGTGCTGAAGCGCCTCGACCTGACCGGCACCCGGTCCTCGGACGGCACGATCCTGGTGCCCTCCGAGCCGGAGGCGATCGCCCGGGCCGCCGCCGCGGCCGGCGTCGTGCTGCTGGAGGTGCGGCCGGCCGGCGCCGGCGGCCTGGAGGAGATGTTCCTGCGTCTGACCAGCACTGGGGTGAACCGATGA
- a CDS encoding MerR family transcriptional regulator → MWTMEELVDRVRTALTAEYSGAPNGRVRDLPDPRSIRWYSTIGLVDRPLGTRGRNALYGPRHLTQIVAIKRLQAAGRTLAEIQAELAGASAEELTELARVPAELLNTDGPADPPSASERQPFWKAPAAPASPPELTTDWAFPTPAPAGPPLHDLPKDQSTPHLGTRSAPPPTTPDVPPPPGDPGALLLGGTDALLTGVPLGAGVILLVPGALHLDLAGRAELAAAARPLLDLLASRGLHR, encoded by the coding sequence ATGTGGACGATGGAGGAGCTGGTCGACCGGGTGCGCACCGCGCTCACCGCGGAATACTCCGGCGCGCCCAACGGCCGGGTCCGAGATCTGCCCGACCCCCGGTCGATCCGGTGGTATTCGACGATCGGCCTGGTCGATCGGCCTCTCGGCACCCGCGGCCGCAACGCGCTCTACGGGCCACGGCACCTGACCCAGATCGTCGCGATCAAGCGACTCCAGGCAGCCGGGCGCACCCTCGCCGAGATCCAGGCGGAGCTGGCCGGGGCCTCGGCGGAGGAGCTGACCGAGCTGGCCCGGGTGCCGGCCGAGTTGCTCAACACCGACGGCCCGGCCGATCCCCCCTCCGCATCGGAACGCCAGCCGTTCTGGAAGGCACCGGCAGCACCCGCCTCCCCACCGGAGCTGACCACCGACTGGGCCTTCCCCACCCCGGCCCCGGCCGGCCCCCCACTCCACGACCTTCCCAAAGACCAATCAACCCCCCATTTGGGTACGAGGTCAGCCCCGCCCCCAACCACACCGGACGTGCCCCCGCCCCCGGGCGATCCCGGCGCGCTGCTGCTGGGCGGCACGGATGCGCTGCTCACCGGGGTTCCGCTCGGCGCCGGCGTGATCCTGCTGGTGCCCGGCGCCCTGCACCTCGACCTCGCCGGCCGTGCCGAGCTCGCCGCCGCTGCCCGCCCCCTGCTCGACCTGCTCGCATCCCGTGGGCTCCACCGATAG
- a CDS encoding VIT domain-containing protein, giving the protein MIIYVNPMGPGELERLPHLPEAGFGTMRTSAGNLPLERLDVQGAIHGLVARTEVTAEFVNTHDTALEATYVFPLPDRAAVTGMTMTADDRTVTAELQERGAAREQYDQAIAAGQRASIAEEERPDVFTMRAGNILPGERIVVRLSLVGPLPYEDGAATFRFPLVVAPRYIPGDLIAGPSAGDGQAADTDAVPDASRISPPVLLPGFPNPLRLSIGVTVDPAGLELGEVRSSLHTVAEQDGKLQIAPGERADRDFVLRLSYAPGGQTAVAVPDGEGGEGTYQMVVLPPAETAAPRPKDVVLLLDRSGSMGGWKMVAARRAAARVIDTLTTADRFAVLTFDHQVERPDGLEAGLNEATDRNRYRAVEHLARADARGGTELLSPLSTGLGLLADSTGRDRVLVLVTDGQVGNEDQIVHEVTPLIGGTRLHTIGIDRAVNAGFLGRLAALGAGRAELVESEDRLDEAMEHIHRRIGAPLVTGLSIAGDGFAPLDGTRSPHRLPGLYPGVPLVITGRYTGTATGSLTVTGRTRNDKEFHTTIAVREQAETAIVKQWARARLRDLEDAYAAGDRTLERQIVDTSLRFGVLCRFTAYVAVDERVVNEGGKVRKVTQPVEMPSGWEPPAPPMSVGMVLASAPSPFPDAAMPARSAIFPPTPPAPGGPAPSAPRFAPASAADSSGPIFRKAAGRLEDDPLDQSDTTRYRSRPDAGAPTGGAPAGSPPPSSPVAGGPPPSAPMTRGPVSRGAARGFGRSRRTFEDAAGVSLDDVRALATVEAERLREAAGRPDYERRDLLEDLASRLTVLLTPLTGDEVEPLHGLVTLLGGDAPLDEKWSAALQVLTAFGTATSPKAETKPFWKR; this is encoded by the coding sequence GTGATCATCTACGTCAATCCGATGGGCCCGGGCGAGCTGGAGCGGCTGCCGCATCTACCGGAGGCCGGGTTCGGCACGATGCGCACCAGCGCGGGCAATCTGCCGCTGGAGCGGCTGGACGTGCAGGGCGCCATCCACGGCCTGGTCGCCCGCACCGAGGTGACCGCCGAGTTCGTCAACACACACGACACCGCGCTCGAGGCGACCTATGTCTTCCCGCTGCCCGACCGGGCCGCCGTCACCGGCATGACGATGACCGCCGACGACCGCACGGTCACCGCCGAGCTGCAGGAGCGCGGGGCCGCGCGGGAGCAGTACGACCAGGCCATCGCGGCCGGTCAGCGCGCGTCGATCGCCGAGGAGGAACGGCCCGACGTCTTCACCATGCGGGCCGGCAACATCCTGCCCGGCGAGCGGATCGTGGTCCGGCTGTCGCTGGTCGGCCCGCTGCCCTATGAGGACGGCGCGGCCACCTTCCGGTTCCCGCTGGTGGTGGCCCCGCGCTACATCCCCGGCGACCTGATAGCGGGCCCGTCCGCGGGCGACGGCCAGGCCGCCGACACCGACGCCGTGCCGGACGCGTCCCGGATCTCCCCGCCGGTCCTGCTGCCCGGCTTCCCGAACCCGCTGCGGCTGTCCATCGGCGTGACCGTCGACCCGGCCGGGCTGGAGCTCGGCGAGGTCCGGTCCAGTCTGCACACCGTCGCCGAGCAGGACGGAAAGCTCCAGATCGCCCCGGGCGAGCGCGCCGACCGGGACTTCGTGCTCCGGCTGTCCTATGCGCCCGGCGGCCAGACCGCCGTGGCGGTGCCCGACGGGGAGGGCGGCGAGGGGACCTATCAGATGGTCGTGCTCCCGCCGGCCGAGACCGCGGCGCCCCGCCCCAAGGACGTGGTGCTGCTGCTCGACCGTTCCGGCAGCATGGGCGGCTGGAAGATGGTCGCCGCCCGGCGGGCCGCGGCCCGGGTCATCGACACGTTGACCACGGCCGACCGGTTCGCCGTGCTGACCTTCGACCATCAGGTCGAGCGGCCGGACGGGCTGGAGGCGGGGCTGAACGAGGCCACCGACCGCAATCGGTACCGGGCCGTCGAGCACCTGGCCCGCGCCGACGCCCGCGGCGGCACCGAGCTGCTCTCCCCGCTGTCCACCGGGCTCGGCCTGCTCGCCGACAGCACCGGGCGGGACCGGGTGCTGGTGCTGGTCACCGACGGGCAGGTGGGCAACGAGGACCAGATCGTCCACGAGGTCACCCCGCTGATCGGCGGCACCCGGCTGCACACGATCGGCATCGACCGGGCGGTCAACGCCGGCTTCCTCGGCCGCCTCGCCGCGCTCGGCGCCGGCCGGGCCGAGCTGGTGGAGAGCGAGGACCGGCTGGACGAGGCGATGGAGCACATCCACCGCCGGATCGGCGCGCCGCTGGTCACCGGCCTGTCGATCGCCGGCGACGGGTTCGCGCCGCTGGACGGGACGCGCAGCCCGCACCGGCTGCCGGGGCTCTACCCGGGGGTGCCGCTGGTGATCACCGGGCGATACACGGGCACCGCCACCGGCAGCCTCACGGTCACCGGCCGGACGCGGAACGACAAGGAGTTCCACACCACGATCGCGGTGCGGGAACAGGCCGAGACGGCGATCGTCAAGCAGTGGGCGCGGGCACGTCTGCGTGACCTCGAGGACGCCTACGCGGCCGGTGACCGCACGCTGGAGCGACAGATCGTGGATACGTCGCTGCGGTTCGGGGTGCTGTGCCGGTTCACCGCCTACGTGGCGGTCGACGAGCGGGTCGTCAACGAGGGCGGCAAGGTCCGGAAGGTCACGCAGCCGGTCGAGATGCCGTCCGGCTGGGAGCCGCCGGCGCCGCCGATGTCCGTCGGGATGGTGCTGGCCTCGGCGCCCTCGCCGTTCCCCGACGCGGCGATGCCGGCCCGGTCGGCGATCTTCCCGCCGACGCCGCCCGCGCCGGGCGGCCCGGCGCCGAGTGCGCCGCGTTTCGCCCCGGCCAGCGCCGCGGATTCGAGCGGCCCGATCTTCCGGAAGGCCGCCGGGCGGCTTGAGGACGATCCACTCGACCAGTCCGACACGACGCGGTACCGGTCCCGGCCGGACGCCGGCGCACCTACCGGTGGCGCGCCGGCCGGCAGCCCGCCGCCCAGCAGCCCGGTGGCCGGCGGCCCACCGCCCAGTGCCCCGATGACCCGTGGCCCGGTCAGCCGCGGCGCGGCGCGCGGCTTCGGGCGGTCCCGGCGGACGTTCGAGGATGCGGCCGGGGTCTCGCTCGACGACGTGCGGGCGCTGGCCACGGTCGAGGCCGAGCGGCTGCGGGAGGCCGCCGGGCGTCCCGACTACGAGCGGCGTGACCTGCTGGAGGATCTGGCGAGCCGGCTCACCGTGCTGCTCACCCCGCTGACCGGCGACGAGGTCGAGCCGCTGCACGGCCTGGTCACCCTGCTCGGGGGCGACGCGCCGCTCGACGAGAAGTGGTCGGCGGCGCTCCAGGTCCTGACCGCCTTCGGCACGGCGACATCGCCGAAGGCAGAGACCAAGCCCTTCTGGAAGCGCTGA